A single genomic interval of Porphyromonas sp. oral taxon 275 harbors:
- a CDS encoding SWIM zinc finger family protein — translation MKLGNRLSNKICPDDMTIEEWQVALRRETAQMSNFKVEHLDRNRIWGDYLVSGVTGRYKVAFRGVQSDRNFCSCLDFRTNGLGTCKHLEAVALYLQDHVPGYPWAGLSYAAEYTSIFVSYKGGRSIRVRIGSSHRAEFEQLFAEYFDRTGVLPRTAYYQLDEICRRAREISPSFRCYDDVQDFAREVVHYDQWQVELDSAYPDKAIPWDKQELSSRYAPLEQLLYALCFQSHGFLVGDHHAFYMHLVARLVEEIYQGEEHKERGYIVVATEDEMMSWQSVMMQYSEYITLPVQVTTQEHFIQQQEAQLGQRATFVYIHEADCLKEWKNPLSLAVKKLEIRHLYLHVENLQHYTPVQLSSILQHINPFLIGPFYKFIHTYRPYFPLVEQEERLPEEIRPFTFFTTRLFVSAPQLPTAGDRPAPASLSPAPQPQTPEAKVSHFLRGLSQLLEDPRATELLRARLGQLLADESPVQH, via the coding sequence ATGAAACTAGGGAATCGCCTCTCCAACAAGATCTGCCCCGATGATATGACCATCGAGGAGTGGCAGGTAGCCCTACGCCGCGAGACGGCGCAGATGAGCAACTTCAAGGTCGAGCACCTGGATCGTAACCGCATCTGGGGCGACTACCTGGTCTCCGGAGTGACGGGTCGCTACAAGGTCGCCTTCCGTGGCGTGCAGAGCGACCGCAACTTCTGCTCCTGCCTAGACTTCCGTACCAACGGGCTGGGGACCTGCAAGCACCTCGAGGCCGTAGCGCTCTACCTGCAGGATCACGTGCCGGGCTACCCCTGGGCAGGGCTAAGCTACGCTGCCGAATACACCTCGATCTTCGTTAGCTACAAGGGGGGGCGTAGCATCCGTGTACGTATAGGGTCGTCCCATCGAGCGGAGTTCGAGCAGCTCTTCGCGGAGTACTTCGACCGTACGGGGGTACTACCGAGGACGGCCTACTACCAGCTGGATGAGATCTGTCGTAGGGCTCGGGAGATCTCACCCTCCTTCCGCTGCTACGACGACGTCCAGGACTTCGCGCGTGAGGTCGTGCACTACGATCAGTGGCAGGTGGAGCTGGACTCAGCCTATCCCGATAAGGCGATCCCCTGGGACAAGCAGGAGCTGAGCAGCCGCTACGCCCCGCTCGAGCAGCTCCTCTATGCCCTCTGCTTTCAGAGTCATGGCTTCCTGGTAGGAGACCACCACGCCTTCTACATGCACCTGGTGGCGCGCCTCGTCGAGGAGATCTATCAGGGAGAGGAGCACAAGGAGCGGGGCTACATCGTCGTCGCGACAGAGGACGAGATGATGTCCTGGCAGTCCGTCATGATGCAGTACAGCGAGTACATCACGCTGCCCGTGCAGGTGACGACCCAGGAGCACTTCATCCAGCAGCAGGAGGCGCAGCTGGGGCAGCGGGCGACCTTCGTCTACATCCACGAGGCCGACTGCCTCAAGGAGTGGAAGAACCCCCTATCCCTAGCGGTAAAGAAGCTCGAAATACGGCACCTCTACCTCCACGTCGAGAACCTACAGCACTATACGCCCGTACAGCTGTCCTCCATCCTGCAGCACATCAATCCCTTCCTCATCGGGCCCTTCTACAAGTTTATCCATACCTACCGTCCCTACTTCCCCTTGGTGGAGCAGGAGGAGCGCTTGCCCGAGGAGATACGCCCCTTCACCTTCTTCACCACGCGCCTCTTCGTGTCGGCCCCCCAGCTCCCGACCGCGGGCGATAGGCCTGCGCCTGCTAGCCTGAGCCCCGCACCCCAGCCGCAGACCCCTGAGGCTAAGGTGAGCCACTTCCTTCGAGGGCTGAGCCAGCTGCTCGAGGATCCGCGTGCGACCGAACTGCTACGTGCCCGCTTAGGGCAGCTCCTGGCTGACGAGAGCCCCGTGCAGCACTAG
- a CDS encoding pseudouridine synthase yields MAEDKEKLSRPDQQRTPSAKPRVRTRRIPTASTDGLQASSHGTTPSRRRRVYIASDDLGHDTPRPAHTPRPSYPSNRGFDDAQQRAGEQRSRYDERYQAERTSGNYSYNYNRSERPQRPGPHAAGPRPGGKKKVKNAPKGKKQRPFTPPAPIKYAEAVDPAQDLRLNKFLANAGVCSRREADQLILAGEITVNGQVVTELGSRVTRLDDVRYKGEPVSTQSKVYILLNKPKNCVTTSDDPECRQTVMDLVKGACEERIYPVGRLDRNTTGVILITNDGDLSSKLTHPSFMKKKIYHVWLDKPVSIEDMQRIAEGIELEDGEIHADALSYVKEDDLSQVGIEIHSGRNRIVRRIFEHLGYHVHKLDRVYFAGLTKKNLPRGRWRYLTEQEVNNLRMGAFE; encoded by the coding sequence ATGGCTGAAGACAAAGAGAAGCTATCTCGTCCTGATCAGCAGCGTACCCCATCGGCCAAGCCCCGAGTACGCACCCGTCGTATCCCTACCGCCTCGACCGATGGCCTGCAGGCCAGCTCGCATGGGACGACACCCTCACGCCGTCGCCGTGTGTACATCGCTTCGGACGACCTAGGCCACGACACGCCACGACCAGCACACACGCCTCGCCCTTCCTACCCCTCGAATCGCGGCTTCGACGATGCACAGCAGCGTGCTGGCGAGCAGCGCTCGCGCTACGACGAGCGCTACCAGGCCGAGCGTACCAGTGGCAACTACAGCTACAACTATAATCGCAGTGAGCGCCCCCAGCGCCCTGGCCCTCATGCCGCAGGCCCACGTCCAGGCGGCAAGAAGAAGGTCAAGAATGCCCCTAAGGGTAAGAAGCAGCGCCCCTTCACCCCGCCCGCACCCATCAAGTATGCCGAGGCTGTAGACCCCGCACAGGATCTGCGCCTCAATAAGTTCCTCGCCAACGCCGGAGTCTGTTCGCGTCGTGAGGCTGACCAGCTCATCCTCGCAGGGGAGATCACGGTCAACGGGCAGGTCGTCACCGAGCTGGGCTCGCGTGTCACACGCCTAGACGATGTCCGCTACAAGGGCGAGCCAGTATCTACGCAGAGCAAGGTCTACATCCTCCTCAACAAGCCTAAGAACTGCGTCACCACCTCCGACGACCCCGAGTGCCGCCAGACGGTCATGGACCTAGTCAAGGGCGCTTGTGAGGAGCGTATCTATCCCGTAGGCCGCCTCGACCGTAATACGACGGGGGTCATCCTGATCACCAATGACGGCGATCTCTCCTCCAAGCTGACGCACCCCTCCTTCATGAAGAAGAAGATCTACCACGTCTGGCTCGACAAGCCCGTATCCATCGAGGACATGCAGCGTATCGCTGAGGGCATCGAGCTCGAGGATGGCGAGATCCACGCAGACGCCTTGAGCTACGTCAAGGAGGATGATCTCAGCCAGGTCGGGATAGAGATCCACTCCGGTCGCAACCGTATCGTGCGTCGTATCTTCGAGCATCTGGGCTACCACGTGCATAAGTTGGACCGCGTCTACTTCGCTGGTCTGACGAAGAAGAACCTCCCACGTGGACGCTGGCGCTACCTTACTGAGCAGGAGGTCAACAACCTGCGTATGGGCGCTTTCGAATAG